The following are from one region of the Melaminivora suipulveris genome:
- a CDS encoding sulfate/molybdate ABC transporter ATP-binding protein, translating into MSIEIRNVSKQFGSFHALQGVNLDIASGELIALLGPSGCGKTTLLRIIAGLETPDAGSIHFSGQDTTQVHVRERGVGFVFQHYALFRHMTVFDNVAFGLRMKPRRERPNEAVIRAKVMELLSLVQLDWIADRHPSQLSGGQRQRIALARALAVEPKVLLLDEPFGALDAKVRKELRRWLRRLHDELHVTSIFVTHDQEEALEVADRVVVLNQGRIEQQGTPQQVWDHPASPFVCSFLGDVNLFQGRASGGRIELAGGLSLDSPGDQPPLDGTPARAYVRPHDLEVRRAPPATAQQPAGADGIKARLARAIVVGPIARLELIPGGATPSADNTWSDTLIEAQIPAQQFHELDLREGETLVVTPRRSQVFFDQGAGI; encoded by the coding sequence ATGAGCATCGAAATCCGCAACGTCAGCAAACAGTTCGGCAGCTTCCACGCGCTGCAGGGCGTGAACCTGGACATCGCATCGGGCGAATTGATCGCCCTGCTGGGGCCTTCGGGCTGCGGCAAGACCACGCTCTTGCGCATCATCGCCGGGCTGGAGACGCCCGACGCCGGCAGCATCCACTTCAGCGGCCAGGACACGACGCAGGTGCACGTGCGCGAGCGCGGCGTGGGTTTCGTGTTCCAGCACTACGCGCTGTTTCGGCACATGACGGTCTTCGACAACGTGGCCTTCGGCCTGCGCATGAAGCCACGGCGCGAGCGTCCCAACGAGGCCGTCATCCGCGCCAAGGTCATGGAGCTGCTGAGCCTGGTGCAGCTGGACTGGATTGCCGACCGTCACCCCTCGCAGCTGTCGGGCGGGCAGCGCCAGCGCATCGCCCTGGCGCGGGCGCTGGCCGTCGAGCCCAAGGTGCTGCTGCTGGACGAACCCTTCGGCGCGCTGGATGCCAAGGTGAGAAAGGAGCTGAGGCGGTGGCTGCGCCGCCTGCACGACGAGCTGCACGTGACCAGCATCTTCGTTACGCACGACCAGGAGGAAGCGCTGGAGGTGGCCGACCGCGTGGTCGTGCTCAACCAGGGCCGCATCGAGCAGCAGGGCACGCCGCAGCAGGTCTGGGACCACCCAGCCAGTCCCTTCGTGTGCAGCTTTCTGGGCGACGTGAACCTGTTCCAGGGCCGCGCCAGCGGCGGGCGCATCGAGCTGGCCGGGGGACTGAGCCTGGACAGCCCCGGCGATCAGCCGCCCCTGGATGGCACGCCGGCCCGGGCCTATGTGCGCCCGCACGACCTGGAGGTGCGCCGCGCCCCGCCGGCCACGGCACAGCAGCCGGCAGGGGCGGATGGCATCAAGGCGCGGCTGGCGCGGGCCATCGTCGTCGGGCCGATCGCGCGGCTGGAACTTATCCCCGGCGGCGCCACCCCAAGCGCGGACAATACGTGGTCCGACACGCTGATCGAGGCACAGATTCCGGCGCAGCAGTTCCATGAACTGGACCTGCGCGAAGGCGAGACGCTGGTGGTGACGCCGCGGCGCAGCCAGGTTTTCTTCGATCAGGGTGCCGGCATCTGA
- a CDS encoding phosphoribosyltransferase — translation MDALTYKDRSEAGQVLARELEHYRDTPGALVLALPRGGVPVAYEVTHALGIPLDVFMVRKIGHPQHREFAVGALASGGALVLEPHAGRVERPALDDVVQEETLELERRERLYRRERPLPELAGRTVIVVDDGVATGASIRAAAQAIRAQGPARLVLAVPVGAPETCQALRGHADEVVCPRQPRDFGAVGRWYQDFEQVNDEQVLAYLQRAQQQTAGAQS, via the coding sequence ATGGACGCTTTGACCTACAAGGACCGCAGCGAGGCCGGCCAGGTGTTGGCGCGCGAGCTGGAGCATTACCGGGACACACCCGGTGCGCTGGTGCTGGCGCTGCCACGCGGCGGCGTGCCGGTGGCGTATGAAGTGACGCATGCGCTGGGCATCCCGCTGGATGTCTTCATGGTGCGCAAGATCGGCCATCCACAGCATCGTGAGTTTGCCGTGGGGGCGCTGGCCAGCGGCGGCGCGCTGGTGCTGGAGCCGCACGCCGGCCGCGTCGAACGCCCCGCGCTGGACGACGTGGTGCAGGAGGAAACCCTGGAGCTGGAACGCCGCGAGCGCCTGTACCGCCGCGAGCGGCCGCTGCCCGAGCTGGCCGGGCGCACCGTGATCGTGGTCGATGACGGCGTGGCCACCGGCGCCAGCATTCGTGCCGCGGCGCAGGCCATCCGTGCTCAGGGCCCGGCGCGGCTGGTGCTGGCGGTGCCGGTAGGCGCACCCGAAACCTGCCAGGCCCTGCGCGGGCATGCCGACGAGGTGGTCTGTCCGCGCCAGCCGCGCGACTTCGGTGCCGTGGGCCGCTGGTACCAGGATTTCGAGCAGGTGAACGACGAGCAGGTGCTGGCCTATCTGCAGCGCGCGCAGCAGCAGACCGCAGGGGCGCAATCATGA
- the cysW gene encoding sulfate ABC transporter permease subunit CysW yields the protein MSGASTPAVRHAGATTEPRWLQWLLIAVALGFLLLFLVLPLAAVFAEALRQGLAAYLAALREPDAWAAIRLTLLTAALAVPLNLVFGVAAAWAIAKYEFRGKAFLTTLIDLTFSISPVVAGLMYVLVFGANGWFGPWLAAHDIKIIFAVPGIVLATIFVTFPFIARELIPLMQAQGHDEEQAAIVLGASGWQTFWHVTLPGIKWGLLYGVILCNARAMGEFGAVSVVSGHIRGQTNTIPLHVEILYNEYQSVAAFASASLLALLALVTLAVKTLAERASARELDITAFSDKKGPQSA from the coding sequence ATGAGCGGCGCGTCCACTCCCGCCGTCCGCCATGCCGGCGCCACCACCGAGCCGCGCTGGCTGCAGTGGCTGCTCATCGCCGTGGCGCTGGGCTTTTTGCTGCTGTTCCTGGTGCTGCCGCTGGCCGCTGTTTTCGCCGAAGCCTTGCGGCAAGGTCTGGCTGCCTACCTGGCAGCGCTGCGCGAGCCCGATGCCTGGGCGGCGATCCGCCTGACGCTGCTGACCGCCGCCCTGGCCGTGCCGCTCAACCTGGTCTTCGGCGTGGCGGCGGCGTGGGCCATCGCCAAGTACGAGTTCCGCGGCAAGGCTTTCCTGACGACGTTGATCGACCTGACGTTTTCCATCTCGCCGGTGGTGGCCGGGCTGATGTACGTGCTGGTCTTTGGCGCCAACGGCTGGTTCGGGCCGTGGCTGGCGGCACACGACATCAAGATCATCTTCGCCGTGCCGGGCATCGTGCTGGCGACCATCTTCGTCACCTTCCCCTTCATCGCGCGCGAATTGATCCCGCTGATGCAGGCGCAGGGCCATGACGAGGAACAGGCCGCCATCGTGCTGGGCGCCAGCGGCTGGCAGACGTTCTGGCACGTAACGCTGCCGGGCATCAAGTGGGGCCTGCTGTACGGCGTGATCCTGTGCAACGCGCGTGCCATGGGCGAGTTCGGCGCGGTGTCGGTGGTCTCGGGCCATATCCGCGGGCAGACCAACACCATCCCGCTGCACGTGGAGATTCTCTACAACGAGTACCAGTCGGTGGCGGCCTTCGCCTCGGCCTCGCTGCTGGCGCTGCTGGCCCTGGTCACGCTGGCCGTCAAGACGCTGGCCGAGCGCGCAAGCGCCCGCGAGCTCGACATTACCGCCTTTTCGGATAAAAAAGGCCCTCAGTCGGCGTGA
- a CDS encoding erythromycin esterase family protein, translating to MSSTRHQDTRTDGAEGDARLLRALKPHLRAFERADTAPGLLELIGDARFVLIGEASHGTHEFYLERARLTRRLITERGCTAVVAEADWPDALRVDRYVRGRGDDVDAEAALSGFERFPTWMWRNTVMREFVEWLREHNRSVPAARQVGFFGMDLYSMYGSIRAVLHHLEQVDPRAAARARERYACFEHRGGEDSQAYGWGAAFGAVASCEDAAIAQLMEMNRRATSTLGQDRDEAFYAQQNARLVRNAEEYYRTMFRGRVSSWNLRDTHMVQTLAALEQHLRATRGAAPRMAVWAHNSHLGDASATEMGEQGEWNVGQLVRERWARESVLIGLSTYDGSVTAASEWDGPAERKRVRGGLPGSYERLLHDSGMERLWLPLRDHLEVAQLLHEDRLQRAIGVIYQPATERQSHYFHTRLPGQFDALLHIDRTHALQPLVPERHWHEGEGELPDTWPSGL from the coding sequence ATGAGCTCCACCCGCCACCAGGACACCCGCACCGACGGCGCCGAGGGCGACGCCCGCCTGTTGCGTGCCTTGAAACCTCACCTGCGCGCCTTCGAGCGCGCCGACACCGCGCCCGGACTGCTGGAGCTGATCGGCGATGCGCGCTTCGTGCTGATCGGCGAGGCCAGCCACGGCACGCACGAGTTCTACCTGGAGCGCGCGCGTCTCACGCGCCGCCTGATCACCGAGCGCGGCTGCACCGCCGTCGTGGCCGAGGCCGACTGGCCCGACGCGCTGCGCGTGGATCGCTACGTGCGTGGCCGGGGGGACGATGTGGACGCCGAGGCCGCGCTGTCGGGCTTCGAGCGTTTTCCGACCTGGATGTGGCGCAACACCGTCATGCGCGAATTCGTCGAGTGGCTGCGCGAGCACAACCGCAGCGTGCCGGCGGCGCGCCAGGTGGGCTTCTTCGGCATGGACCTGTACAGCATGTACGGCTCCATCCGTGCCGTGCTGCACCACCTGGAGCAGGTCGATCCGCGCGCCGCGGCCCGGGCGCGCGAGCGCTATGCCTGCTTCGAACACCGCGGCGGCGAGGACAGCCAGGCCTACGGCTGGGGTGCGGCCTTCGGCGCCGTGGCCAGTTGCGAGGACGCCGCCATCGCCCAGCTCATGGAGATGAACAGGCGCGCCACCTCCACCCTGGGCCAGGACCGCGACGAAGCCTTCTACGCCCAGCAGAACGCGCGCCTGGTGCGCAACGCCGAGGAGTACTACCGCACCATGTTCCGCGGCCGCGTGTCGTCGTGGAACCTGCGCGACACGCACATGGTGCAGACCCTGGCCGCGCTGGAGCAGCACCTGCGCGCCACGCGCGGGGCCGCGCCGCGCATGGCGGTATGGGCGCACAACTCGCACCTGGGCGACGCCAGCGCCACCGAGATGGGCGAGCAGGGCGAGTGGAACGTGGGCCAGCTGGTGCGCGAGCGCTGGGCGCGCGAGTCGGTGCTGATCGGCCTGTCGACCTACGACGGCAGCGTCACCGCGGCGTCGGAATGGGACGGCCCGGCCGAGCGCAAGCGGGTGCGGGGTGGCCTGCCCGGCAGCTACGAGCGCCTGCTGCACGACAGCGGCATGGAGCGGCTGTGGCTACCCCTGCGCGACCACTTGGAGGTGGCGCAACTGCTGCACGAAGACCGCCTGCAGCGCGCCATCGGCGTCATCTACCAGCCGGCCACCGAACGCCAGAGCCACTACTTCCACACCCGGCTGCCGGGGCAGTTCGATGCGCTGCTGCACATCGACCGCACGCACGCGCTGCAGCCCCTGGTACCCGAACGCCACTGGCACGAGGGCGAGGGCGAGCTGCCCGACACCTGGCCCAGCGGCCTGTGA
- a CDS encoding disulfide bond formation protein B, with protein MLLNWIATAPRRILALITAACVGLLAFGLYLQYVVGLEPCPMCIVQRYALIGVAVTTALASANGRAGWWKGWGALALLVAGFGAFVAARQSWLQWYPPEVATCGRDFYGMIENYPISRAIPMIFRGSGDCTAVDWRFLGGSIANWSFVWFVAFSLVLLALLLRGGAQRLPR; from the coding sequence ATGCTGCTCAACTGGATCGCCACGGCGCCGCGCCGCATCCTGGCGCTGATCACCGCCGCCTGCGTCGGCCTGCTGGCCTTTGGCCTGTACCTGCAATACGTCGTGGGACTGGAGCCGTGCCCGATGTGCATCGTGCAGCGCTACGCGCTGATCGGCGTGGCGGTGACCACGGCGCTGGCCAGCGCCAACGGCCGCGCGGGCTGGTGGAAGGGCTGGGGCGCCCTGGCGCTGCTGGTGGCCGGCTTTGGCGCTTTCGTCGCCGCGCGCCAGAGCTGGCTGCAGTGGTATCCGCCCGAGGTGGCGACCTGCGGGCGCGACTTCTACGGAATGATTGAGAACTATCCCATCAGCCGGGCCATTCCCATGATCTTCCGCGGCTCGGGCGACTGCACGGCGGTGGACTGGCGCTTCCTGGGCGGCTCCATCGCCAACTGGTCGTTCGTCTGGTTCGTGGCTTTCAGCCTGGTGCTGCTGGCACTGCTGCTGCGCGGCGGCGCCCAGCGCCTGCCGCGCTGA
- the cysT gene encoding sulfate ABC transporter permease subunit CysT translates to MAVAILASVAPALPERAAADAAPRRRRARRVLPGFGLTLGYTLFYLSVVVLVPLLALLLKSFTLSWPQFWEAVSAPRVLAAYRLTFGASLLAACTNAVFGLLIAWVLVRYQFPGKKVLDALVDLPFALPTAVAGISLTALLAGNGWVGQYLEPLGVQLAFQPGGVVIALIFIGLPFVVRTVQPVLADTEKELEEAASSLGATRWQVFRHVLLPAILPALMTGFAMAFARAIGEYGSVIFIAGNVPMVSEIVPLIIIGKLEQYDIAGATAVAVVMLVLSFAMLLVINALQAWQRKRAGMAA, encoded by the coding sequence ATGGCCGTCGCCATTCTGGCCAGCGTCGCGCCGGCCTTGCCTGAGCGCGCCGCAGCCGACGCGGCGCCGCGCCGGCGCCGCGCCCGCCGGGTGCTGCCCGGCTTCGGGCTGACGCTGGGCTACACGCTGTTCTACCTGAGCGTGGTGGTGCTGGTGCCGCTGCTGGCGCTGCTGCTCAAGTCCTTCACCCTGTCCTGGCCACAGTTCTGGGAGGCGGTGTCCGCGCCGCGCGTGCTGGCCGCTTACCGGCTCACCTTCGGCGCATCGCTGCTGGCGGCGTGCACCAACGCAGTCTTCGGCCTGCTGATCGCCTGGGTGCTGGTGCGCTACCAGTTTCCGGGCAAGAAAGTGCTCGACGCCCTGGTCGATCTGCCCTTTGCCCTGCCCACGGCCGTGGCCGGGATTTCGCTCACGGCGCTGCTGGCGGGCAACGGCTGGGTCGGGCAGTATCTGGAGCCGCTGGGCGTGCAGCTAGCGTTCCAGCCCGGCGGCGTGGTGATTGCGCTGATCTTCATCGGTCTGCCGTTCGTCGTGCGCACCGTGCAGCCGGTGCTCGCAGACACGGAAAAGGAGCTGGAGGAAGCCGCATCCAGCCTGGGCGCCACGCGCTGGCAGGTGTTTCGCCACGTTCTGCTGCCGGCCATCCTGCCGGCGCTCATGACCGGCTTTGCCATGGCGTTCGCGCGGGCGATTGGCGAGTACGGCTCAGTCATCTTCATTGCCGGCAACGTGCCCATGGTGTCCGAAATCGTTCCCCTGATCATCATCGGCAAGCTGGAGCAGTACGACATCGCCGGCGCCACCGCCGTGGCCGTCGTCATGCTTGTCCTCTCGTTCGCCATGCTGCTGGTCATCAACGCCTTGCAGGCCTGGCAGCGCAAGCGCGCGGGGATGGCGGCATGA